The genomic window ctaatcaaccgtctgactgtccaaccattcatccgtcatccatctattcatcactccatctatcccttcacatgccctttcacacgcaaatctgcaagcagttatatgcataatcgttgcatctctgatacatagcatcacattaacgttttcaaaaaagacaaaactgtattactgttttttaagcaatggacagaaagcagcaaaaatagcatacacataaaacaagctcgtgcaatatctcatattcactgtccccactcactgcgtattttaaacgcgttcatgatgaaggttgcaagtctaagtaatattgatctgtttggtgtcgctagaagtagcgccagtttaaagcttgatgggcggttgtaatattttgcaggtatgtagtactcgcgaataccagcatattttggacatttcaaaacaaagtgaatttcatcttcggtcTCGTTTGCGCAGAATGGACACAAGTAATCTTCAGCAGTTGACGACCGAGTGTGTCGTAATCGATGCACTTTGAGTGGCGAGACACCAAGTCTTAACCTAATCAGGCAGTTTCTTGCTTTGACGTGCTTCAGGTCATTTAAGTATGAAGACATAGATAAGGCTGACTTGAAAGTGCTATAGAAAAGGAATCGTTCTTTACTTTGTACTGTTTCTATCCACTCTTGCTTGTATAATGTGACtagtctgttcttgaattccgttatgaacgcattttcatttccaacgccttgttgaatccaaacttggtcaaagccgtatttgtacagcacatagcaaactgatgacgcccatgttcttttattttgttcgtgtaaataaagcagcattttataagctttttgtggcaatcgatgactaggcattttcaggatgcgcaaccaaaatcgtatggacttaacaaacgtgttgacaaataacgggtgtctgccagtttctccatacacaagtgtgtttggtgtttttatgcttgtgttcagaaacctcttaagggcaaacagatgcaccttttcgataggtgaatggtctgcatcaaggccccagacttctgccgcataattgagcatgggctggatctgggagtcgaatagtttatagaatatgtttggtgatctttctcCTAGAGTCCACAGTACCTTAAAAATACCAATCACACCCTTTCTTGCACGCAGCGCTAAATCGTTCAGCGTGTGAGAAAATGTCAACCTTGTAGAAAAGTAAATTCCTAAGTATTTATACATGTTCACAGTTTCCATTTCGATATTGCCATACATCCATTTTTCAATCGCTGCAATGtgaccaccatttctgaagaTAACTATGTTAGATTTTTCTAAATTAACAGTCAAGCCAAGATTACAAGCAGTTTGGTATAGCACGTTTATCTGGTTCTGTAACCCACACACAGTGTCGGAAATCAAAATAACGTCATCTGCGAACATGAGAATCAATATCTCAATAAAATCTGGGATAAGTTGTATACCGTGTCGTCCTTTTCGCTTGATTTCGTCCGCCAATTCGTTAATGAAAAGTGAGAACAAAATTGGACTATTTATTTCTCCCTGCTTCAGGCCTCTCGGACACATGAAAAGGTCAGTGACCTCTGCTCCTGCCCTAACTTTTGCTTTAACAACGTTGTACATACTAAGTATGGCTTGGTACATTTTACCTTTTATTCCTTTGCTTTGCAACACCTTCCACAGCTTTGTACGGTCTACTGAGTCGAAGGCCTTCTTGaagtcaataaaagcaacgtatagttttttgtgtgacagtaacTGTCTTTGTACCATAGCAAATAGAGTAAAAATATGATCGGTCGTACTGTACTTTTTACGAAAGCCAGCTTGACTTTCATTTAATAGGTTGTTGGATTCTACCCAACTAGTTAGTCTTTTGTTTATGATAAAGCTGTATAGTTTGCTGCAAATATTAAGTAATGATATGCCTCTATAATTGTCTGGATTGTTAATATCCCCTTTTTTATGAAGAGGGTGAATGATGGATTCAGACCAGTCTTCAGGATATGAACCTGATGTAAACAGTTTGTTGAAGAACCGGGCTAGGAATGGTACAACATGAAAAGCTGAATTTTTGAAAAGCTCACTAATAACACCATCTGGTCCTGCAGCTTTACCATTTTTTAATGCTCGTATGGCTTCGTAAACCTCTGTTTCTGTTATGTCATATTCCAGCATCTGGGTAGTCTCTAGTTCATTTTCATCTACTACCTCTTGTGCTTCGTCAACAGTAGTATTGTTTGCGTCCGTTTCTGTGAATGTGTTGAATACATTGTAAAAGTGTTCATACCATTGTTCAGTTTCTATTGTGTTAGCATTAGTTGTTTTCCTTGATAAAGACCTTATGGTTCTCCAGAATGTTTTAGGATCTTTGCCACTTTTTTGCAACAGTTCAATTGTTGCTTGTCTGTGGgcaacttttttgcatctgttaAGTTCGTTGTACtcatttctgttttgtgtgtacacaagTTTGTCTAAATTACCGTTGTGGACATTTCGTAAGTCATGTCTTACAGCTTGCCTCTTCTCTTTGCATTCAAAATCAAACCATGCCTGTTTACGTTCTTTTCCTATTGTTATACTTTTTTTCATGCATTCGCCAGCTATAAGCAGTCCTTCTGTAAACTTTCTAATCGAGGCATTTACATCCATGTCTATTTTGCTTTCTGCTTCAATAAAACAGTGTTTTACCTCTTCAGAAATTACACATGCCATAAATTCTTCCCTTTTATCTGGGCACCAAACGAGTTTGTCAATTCTATACGTCCCTGGTTGTTTTCTATCCAACTCATGTATTTCACTTTGTATTTGAATGTAGCACTCGACAGGCATATGTTTTGACTCAATTTTTTCCGCTACGTGCACTCTGATGTGCAAATCAAGGAGGAGTCTGGAGACAATAATATAGTCAATCACACTACAACCCGAGGTGGATATATATGTGAAATTCCCCCGCTCGTCACCCTGGCCACCGTTCAAAATTTTCAGATCGAACTGTTCGCAGACACTGAGTAAACATTTACCATATTCGTTCAGTTCTTTGTCTTTTGAGTTCCGTTTCACACAGTCTTTTTCTACGTAATCCTCGTGTATCGAAAAAATGTCGAGATTCTCATCGAGAAGTGTTTTGTGCACCGCATTTCTCGAACTTGTTCTGGCATTTAAATCACCAATTAATATAAAAGGGAGGTCACCACAGTCTTGTATAATATCCATCATGCAATGTTCAATGACAGCTATGCCATTCGAAATGTCCGTTTCTCTGTAATACACAGAATTGATTGGGGGCACGTACACACCCAATAAGATCACGTCCTGGTCTGTGGCCAAGAGACTCTTCGACAACTTTAGAATTATCATGTTGTCGTATTCTGTTTCTATTCTAGTCACAAAGCGGGACAGTTCTTTTCTGACAAGCAGAGCAGTTCCTCCGGAAAGGCGTGCAGTTACACTATCTGACAGTTTTATGCCCGGGGATACAAATACTTCATGAGTCGGGAATATCAAAGTCGGAAAAGTTATTGAAAAAGTTTCCACGAGTAGCACAAAATCAAATGTTGATAGATATGAACCTATATCTGGATCATAGAGGCGTTTTAGACCTTCAAGATTATACGTCAAGAAACTTACGGTTTTAGTCGAATGGAGTTGATTAACAGGGGCCCGGCCGACATCCTATCTAGCGCCTTCGCCTTCGTCTGTGACCCTATTGGTAACCGTGGATACTGGCGTCGTGCTGTGGACCCCACAGTCAGCAAGAGTCATCTGGCGCTTGTCCATTCCCTCCCTCACAGTCTGAGCTCGTGCTCGAGTGAGGGGGCGCTTGTCAGGCACCTCGGCGATGACGTCGTTCTCCTCTGCATTGTGTTGTGTCGCGGGTGACACCTCTGTTGCTTGTGCAGTGGTGTCCGTGGCGCCTTGTATGGAGAGCTCTAAAGCTCGCAGGTTTCCCTCCTGTACGTCGTCAGACTCGTCTCCACTAGTCTCCACCAGGGCTGCTGATCCGGACGGATCTCCTGCTTCCACTGTATCCCCGTTGACCTCCTCAGTAGGCCCCCCACCAGCCGGCATCTCTAGGCTGTGCGTTGAAGCGTCGTCTGAGTTGACCTTGGTCTCCTGCTGTTGGGCCGCTGCCTGGTGTGTGTTGTCGGTACCTTTACTGGTAGCTGGCGCGTTCCCTGGCTGACTGTCTTCGTCTGGGCTGCTGTGTGTCTTTCTAGCTGTGGTCTCGTCTTCCATCTGGTAGTCTCGAGGTGCTGTAGTTCGTAGGTCGGCCTTTCCTGTCTCTGGGTACCGTGTATTCTCGCGTGATGTTGCGGAGTAAGTCTTTGAGTTGGGGGCGCTTTGTGGGATCCTCCGTGCCTCGGGCTCTTGGCGGTGCAAGTAGGCGTCCCAATCTTGGTAAGAGCTCCTGTCATACCAATCATGGTTCCAGTCGTTGGTGTTGTAAGGGTCTGCATTGTACTGGTGGCTGTGGGAGTCCCCAAACATTCCGCTTTGATAGCGCTGCTCTGTTGAGTACTGTGTCGGCACTGCATCTGTATCATAGCGAATCGTGTGTTCATCCGACTCTTGGTAGGATCTCCTGTCATACCATGCTTGGTTAGTGTTCTTGGGATTGTAGTCCTCAGCTGTGTTGTGGCGGTTGTAAGAGTCCCTGCGGGATCTGCTATGTGAGCGCTGACCTGTAGTTTGTCTCCACTGCTGACCGCCCTCGCTGTCTCTGTTGTAGTCGTTTCGTGAGCTGTGCTGCTGCTCGTGTAGAGTTCGTCTCCCTCTCCCAAAGGATGAACTCCGGTTGTAATGCCGCTGTTGTAGTGGGCCATCTACAACGAGTTTGTTGCCCCTGTAGTAAGCTTTCAGCCCTCTGTCACGATGCTCCTGGATGATGTTCTGTTGTCTGGTAGTGAGGTCAGCTGCTACAGTGATGTTCTTCCTTCTAAGCGCTTCTCTGCCTGTTGTGAGCACTTCTAATTTGTCGGACCATCTTGCAAATCTTGCAATCATTGGTTGTGGCCTTGCTGGGTTGCTGTCGTGCTTTTTGTTTCCAAGGCGATGGGCACGCACGATGTCTGTCCTGTCCCAATGTTTTTCTGGAACAGTATCTCTTAAAACGTCCAGCACCTTGGTGACGCACGTATAGTAGTCTTCGTCTGCGGACTGTGCGATGTTGAAAAACTTCAGATTGTCACGTCTAGAAAAGGCTTCTAGCTTGTCTATCTTGTCGTCTAGTTCTGCAGCGGTTTGGTTAAGTCTCTCTTCAAGGGTTGTAACTGCAGCGTGCGTATCCCGTGTTTCCTGCAGCATAGAGAAGTAGTTTTGTTCTAAGTCGTCTGCTTTTGACTGTATGGACTGAATCTGCTTTCTGACGTCACTGAACGAGCTGTCCATTTTGGTCATCAGTTCACTGTTCAGAGATTGAAACTTTCTCTCCTGTGTGTCAAAGAGTCTCTGCATTGTTGCTAGGTCCAGCGGACCCCCTTCCACTGCACTGTGCTGGTGGAGATTATGTTGCTGTACACCACCATAGTATGAGGGCGTACATGCTGGTACTGATGCTGGCACCACCCACGGGTATGGGTCCGCCCCTCCCGACACCGCTGGGTAGTTGTTGTGGTTGGCCAGGTATCTGAGGTAAGTATTTCTCTCTTCCCCTGACCTCGCTGGCCCAGGGTTGGCCTCCACATCGCCGCAGGAGAGCAAGTATCCAGCAATGAACACAAACGCACTCATTGTGAGCAGCGGAAGTGTAAGCATGCTTGCTTGTTGTGGGCTGATGCAAAGCTTATATCTCGCATGTTCTTTGCTCGACTGTGTTGCGTTTCTTTTCATGCTCAGTATAACTGCAAGTTCGAGCCACGACCGCCGCAAACTGTCAACGCACGGGGAAACAGTGAGTGAGTTGTAGTCTGTACTGTCACACACTGCCACAACAATAAACATTGTCGTCAGCATCGTGGTCCGAACGCTACTCACTGGCCAGTGCACGTGCAGCGAGTGTTTTTTGGCTGCCTTTTCTTTACTCTTTTTGCTTCTTTGACTCATGTAGGAAAGAAAAGTCCAATAAAATCCGCCACAAGCCATTCTGGCACTCAGATCTGGCACCTTCATGTTCCTTTAGTGCTCCCACGCAAGTCAGTATAAAAAAGTATCCACTTAGGAACTTTCTTCCGCTAAAACTTAGCAAGTTTTGCGGAGCAAATTTTGTGCGACTGCTCGGTCCCGGCACGCAGCattcagtcagagagagagagagagagactaagaaagagagagagagactaagaaagagagagagagactaagaaagagagagagactaagaaagagagagagagagactaagaaagagagagagactaagaaagagagagagagacaaagagagagagagagagactaagaaagagagagagagactaagaaagagagagagagactaagaaagagagagagagactaagaaagagagagagagagagactaagaaagagagagagggagactaagaaagagagagagagagagactaagaaagagagagagagactaagaaagagagagagagactaagaaagagagagagagacaaagaaagagagagagagactaagaaagagagagagagagactaagaaagagagagagaattgaattgaattgaaatgaactttattttacaaggatttagatttaaggctacgccttttcttacaatctgtccttgggacgcatagacacacaattatataataaaaaaaaaaaataaaaaaaaaattaaaaattaaaaaattaaaaagttaaccaacaaaaggaggtcggaaaacgtgataataaagatgacgatgatgatgatga from Littorina saxatilis isolate snail1 linkage group LG4, US_GU_Lsax_2.0, whole genome shotgun sequence includes these protein-coding regions:
- the LOC138965451 gene encoding uncharacterized protein; translated protein: MKRNATQSSKEHARYKLCISPQQASMLTLPLLTMSAFVFIAGYLLSCGDVEANPGPARSGEERNTYLRYLANHNNYPAVSGGADPYPWVVPASVPACTPSYYGGVQQHNLHQHSAVEGGPLDLATMQRLFDTQERKFQSLNSELMTKMDSSFSDVRKQIQSIQSKADDLEQNYFSMLQETRDTHAAVTTLEERLNQTAAELDDKIDKLEAFSRRDNLKFFNIAQSADEDYYTCVTKVLDVLRDTVPEKHWDRTDIVRAHRLGNKKHDSNPARPQPMIARFARWSDKLEVLTTGREALRRKNITVAADLTTRQQNIIQEHRDRGLKAYYRGNKLVVDGPLQQRHYNRSSSFGRGRRTLHEQQHSSRNDYNRDSEGGQQWRQTTGQRSHSRSRRDSYNRHNTAEDYNPKNTNQAWYDRRSYQESDEHTIRYDTDAVPTQYSTEQRYQSGMFGDSHSHQYNADPYNTNDWNHDWYDRSSYQDWDAYLHRQEPEARRIPQSAPNSKTYSATSRENTRYPETGKADLRTTAPRDYQMEDETTARKTHSSPDEDSQPGNAPATSKGTDNTHQAAAQQQETKVNSDDASTHSLEMPAGGGPTEEVNGDTVEAGDPSGSAALVETSGDESDDVQEGNLRALELSIQGATDTTAQATEVSPATQHNAEENDVIAEVPDKRPLTRARAQTVREGMDKRQMTLADCGVHSTTPVSTVTNRVTDEGEGAR